In the genome of Xenopus tropicalis strain Nigerian chromosome 10, UCB_Xtro_10.0, whole genome shotgun sequence, the window AACTGGAACTGGAATGGGGGCTCCGTCTGGCTAataggggcccgggggggggggcagggattcAGGAGCCGGACATGGTAATTCTAGCGATGTGAGACGGCCGTTGGCTTgcaagggatgctgggacttgtagttctaTAACAGCTGTAGGCTGGGGATgagatattatacagtatatgaaacaaGGCAAATCTCCCTGAATTCCTGCCCCGTCTGTAAGCCTTTGTGCCTGGGGGGCAGTCGTGTGAGACGAGGGTAATTATTTCCCCCCCGGGTCCCGGCCCTGGCAGTAATGGAGATGGTGAGGATGCAGCTGATGCTCTggattctgattggctacaaggtGCAGAGACACCTTCCAGCTGCCCTTGGCGGTGGGACCACCAGTCGCCCCGTCTCCCTAGAGGCCTGTGGGATCATTGCATCTGGGGGCAGAAATGTCTGCTCATCGGCCCATTAATGAGCCCAGTGCAGCTGGGGCATCGGGGGTAGGGTTACCTCTCAGGGCTCCGGGGGGGGGCTTCTAGATATGTCACTGTATGAGTCTGGGGGCCTGAGAAAGTCATTGGGAAGGACATTGGGCCCTTGGGGCAACAAGGTCAGGGCCACAGCCAGGATCAGCCAATACACTGAgagttacacagatcagctgacTGGAAGAAGCCATAAATGTTGACCAATGGAAACATAACGAGGGCCCCAATCATGGATCCCAGCTGTACCACCGCCCCGCACCACAGGAGGGCGCTGTGACTCTGGCTGCGCAGGATGAGTCCAATCATCACTTTAACGTAACTGAGCGATCCAATAAACAGGAGCCATGACATCACCTGGGGGTGGGGGATGCAAAGAACAGACCAATCAGAAGGCAGAAACCAGCAAATGAAACATGTGCAAATGGTCCTTATAGAAATGGCAGCCCCCCCTCCGCAATGTTAATATTTGCCAGTGTCCAACCAATGAGCATTCAGTTATTGTTGCCTGCACTGCTACCGTCCTGccactagggcccaccagagggCCTGACAGCAAGGGCTGATGGGTAAGGGCTGATGGGAGCTGGCAGTGTGACACAGGCTGGCAGTGTAAGCCCCATGGAGTCTCTTTTCTGACTGTCTCTATATTGATCCATAAGGGCAGTTATCTGGGCAATTAGGGGGCAATTAGGGCCTATCAGGTATTTATCTACAGAAAGGGACTTTAGCCTGTTCCTATTGGATTAACCTTTCTGCCAGTCCCAGACTGCCTGCACCTTGGCCTATGCCGAAGCCACGCAGCCCTACTGGGAGCGGCACACTCCTCACACCCCCATAACACTGAgcgagggagctgccatactgcttcccttGCACCATTTGTAATAGTGGCTCAGTACCAGTAAGTTTACATACAATTAGGGCGACGCCCCAGTCGGATCCCTGTAGTACGGGACACGGGCTCTGAACAGCTGACACCATATTGTACGTCCCAAATCCAGTCCCAATGACTGACAGCAGCACCAGAGCAAGAAGAGACCTGGAAAGAGAGAGAATTGGATGAAGGACCCAACCCAACAATAACCCAGAAGGCTCCACCCAATCCCCTAACGGCCCAATACAACCCTCCCTTCTGTCAGTCTGGGCATGGGTGGTGTGACCCAACCCAACAATAACCCAGAAGGCTCCACACAATCCCCTAACGGCCCAATACAACCCTCCCTTCTGTCAGTCTGGGCATGGGTGGTGTGACCCAACCCAACAATAACCCAGAAGGCTCCACACAATCCCCTAACGGCCCAATACAACCCTCCCTTCTGTCAGTCTGGGCATGGGTGGTGTGACCCAACCCAACAATAACCCAGAAGGCTCCACACAATCCCTTAACGGCCCAATACAACCCTCCCTTCTGTCAGTCTGGGCATGGGTGGTGTGACCCAGCCCAACAATAACCCAGAAGACTCCTCACAATCCCCTAACGGCCCAATACAACCCTCCCTTCTGTCAGTCTGGGCATGGGTGGTGTGACCCAGCCCAACAATAACCCAGAAGACTCCTCATAATCCCCTAACAGCCCAATACAACCCTCCCTTCTGTCAGTCTGGGCATGGGTGGTGTGACCCAGCCCAACAATAACCCAGAAGACTCCTCACAATCCCCTAACGGCCCAATACAACCCTCCCTTCTGTCAGTCTGGGCATGGGTGGTGTGACCCAGCCCAACAATAACCTAGAAGACTCCTCACAATCCCCTAACGGCCCAATATAACCCTCCCTTCTGTCAGTCTGGGCATGGGTGGTGTGACCCAGCCCAACAATAACCCAGAAGACTCCTCACAATCCCCTAACGGCCCCAATACAACCCTCCCTTCTGTCAGTCTGGGCATGGGTGACCCAACCCAACAATAACCCAGAAGACTCCTCACAATCCCCTAACGGGCCAATACAACCCTCCCTTCTGTCAGTCTGGGCATGGGAGGTGTGACCCAACCCAACAGTAACCCAGGAGACTCCTCACAATCCCCTAACAGCCCAATACAACCCTCCCTTCTGTCAGTCTGGGCATGGGTGGTGTGACCCAGCCCAACAATAACCCAGAAGACTCCTCACAATCCCCTAACGGCCCCAATACAACCCTCCCTTCTGTCAGTCTGGGCATGGGTGGTGTGACCCAGCCCAACAATAACCCAGAAGACTCCTCACAACCCCCTAACGGCCCCAATACAACCCTCCCTTCTGTCAGTCTGGGCATGGGTGGTGTGACCCAGCCCAACAATAACCCAGCAGACTCCTCACAATCCCCTAACAGCCCAATACAACCCTCCCTTCTGTCAGTCTGGGCATGGGTGGTGTGACCCAGCCCAACAGTAACCCAGAAGACTCCTCACAATCCCCTAACGGCCCAATACAACCCTCCCTTCTGTCAGTCTGGGCATGGGAGGTGTGACCCAGCCCAACAATAACCCAGGAGACTCCTCACAATCCCCTAACGGCCCAATACAACCCTCCCTTCTGTCAGTCTGGGCATGGGAGGTGTGACCCAGCCCAACAGTAACCCAGGAGACTCCTCACAATCCCCTAACAGCCCAATACAACCCTCCCTTCTGTGCCCTGGACCAATAATACTTACTGGCACGGTAAGAACATGGCGATGAGACAGGCCAGAGGGTTTGCCATGGAGCCAACAGCTGCTGACAGATGGTAGGCCAGGTTGCCATAGGGCATGCAAGAGTAGGTTTGTACAGAAGGAAGGACCCCATTGGTGAGGGCATTGACCCATGCGGTGAGGAAATAAATTAGAGCATATTGGCCATAAGAAATCTCTTGAGTGTTACATTCTGTTCTGAGAGGATTGTCCATGGTTGGGGCGCTGGTGTCTCCTTGTTTAGATTcagttaattccagggttcctggGGGGGTTCCAGGAGGATTTGTGCTGTTAATGGTGGAACTGGAATGGAAGAGAGTGGTCGAGCTCTGAAGGAGGAGCTGCTTGGAGCTGATCCTCGTTAGTGAGTAGAAGGCAACCAGGCAGAAGGCCATCATAGCGCACAGGAGGAAAAGGAAGACTTGCACAGAGTAGTTAGCAGGTAGGTACTGGGTCTCCAGCTGATCTGCCCCATAGGAACTTCTGCTTATGGTTTGGGTTCCATTGTCTGACTGAGTTACATTGACACACGTCACTATGCCAACGCCCTGAATGAGAGAGAGCAAGCCTGGAATGAAGCCGCTTAGGCCTTCACCCACAAAATAGGAGGTCAAGTATTGTGTCTCCAGCTTCATCATGAAGGGAAGGAAAGTCACCGAGGAGGTACAATCCACTAGGGACAAAAAGAAGGTCAACACCAGGAACCCGGTGCTGTGAAGTTCTCCTCCGACCCAAGTAGTCTCTCTCCAGAAAAATGCCAAGAGGAAGGAGGCAACAATACCCAAAACAATGATGGTGTATATGGTGGCAATTTCATTCAGCCAGCCTGGTTTGAACTTGTGCATGAGTGTAACAACAAGAGGTCCAATGTTGGCCAGCTGAATGATGATGGTCAAGTATGAGGGTAAGTACCATCCTTCAGGAAGATCGTTCACAATTAGAGGGAGTTCCACCCAAAGGCCATTGATAGCCACCCAAGCACCAGTGCCAAAAATGCAAGCCAAAATGTGGAGGACCAAAGCCATGGTTTCTGTCGTCCAATTAGCTGTCAGTCCTTGAGCAAAATCTTCTCAGCCCATATAATTCTGTTGTGGTTCT includes:
- the slc52a3 gene encoding solute carrier family 52, riboflavin transporter, member 3; translated protein: MALVLHILACIFGTGAWVAINGLWVELPLIVNDLPEGWYLPSYLTIIIQLANIGPLVVTLMHKFKPGWLNEIATIYTIIVLGIVASFLLAFFWRETTWVGGELHSTGFLVLTFFLSLVDCTSSVTFLPFMMKLETQYLTSYFVGEGLSGFIPGLLSLIQGVGIVTCVNVTQSDNGTQTISRSSYGADQLETQYLPANYSVQVFLFLLCAMMAFCLVAFYSLTRISSKQLLLQSSTTLFHSSSTINSTNPPGTPPGTLELTESKQGDTSAPTMDNPLRTECNTQEISYGQYALIYFLTAWVNALTNGVLPSVQTYSCMPYGNLAYHLSAAVGSMANPLACLIAMFLPCQSLLALVLLSVIGTGFGTYNMVSAVQSPCPVLQGSDWGVALIVMSWLLFIGSLSYVKVMIGLILRSQSHSALLWCGAVVQLGSMIGALVMFPLVNIYGFFQSADLCNSQCIG